Proteins from a genomic interval of Lelliottia amnigena:
- the ydjH_2 gene encoding 2-keto-3-deoxygluconate kinase translates to MSKKIAVIGECMIELSQKGAEVSRGFGGDTLNTSVYIARQVAPEALAVNYVTALGTDSFSQQMLEAWQSENVQTSLIQRMENRLPGLYYIETDSTGERTFYYWRNEAAAKFWLESEDSAAICEELATFDYLYLSGISLAILSPSSREKLLSLMHECRANGGKVIFDNNYRPRLWASREETQQVYQQMLHCTDIAFLTLDDEDALWGEKPVEEVIARTHDAGVSEVVIKRGADSCLVSVAGEAVIDVPAVKLAKDKVVDTTAAGDSFSAGYLAVRLTGGTPEDAAKRGHLTASTVIQYRGAIIPRDAMPE, encoded by the coding sequence AATTGCCGTGATTGGCGAATGCATGATTGAGTTGTCACAGAAAGGCGCAGAAGTTAGCCGCGGCTTTGGTGGCGACACGTTGAATACTTCGGTTTACATTGCGCGCCAGGTCGCCCCTGAAGCGCTTGCCGTCAATTACGTCACTGCGCTGGGTACCGACAGCTTTAGCCAGCAGATGCTGGAAGCCTGGCAGAGTGAAAACGTACAAACCTCGCTGATTCAGCGCATGGAAAACCGTCTGCCAGGGCTGTATTACATTGAAACCGACAGCACCGGCGAACGTACTTTCTATTACTGGCGCAACGAAGCTGCCGCCAAATTCTGGCTGGAGAGCGAAGATTCGGCGGCCATTTGCGAAGAGCTGGCGACGTTTGATTATCTCTATCTGAGCGGCATTAGCCTGGCCATTTTAAGCCCGTCCAGCCGTGAAAAATTACTGTCCCTGATGCACGAGTGCCGTGCAAATGGTGGCAAAGTGATTTTCGATAACAACTACCGTCCACGTTTGTGGGCCAGCCGCGAAGAGACGCAGCAGGTTTACCAGCAGATGCTGCACTGTACCGATATCGCGTTCTTAACCCTCGATGACGAAGATGCGTTATGGGGTGAAAAGCCGGTTGAAGAGGTGATTGCTCGCACGCATGATGCGGGTGTTTCCGAAGTTGTGATTAAGCGCGGCGCAGATTCTTGTCTGGTCTCGGTGGCAGGTGAAGCCGTGATTGACGTCCCTGCGGTGAAATTAGCCAAAGACAAAGTGGTCGATACCACGGCGGCAGGCGATTCATTCAGCGCGGGCTATCTGGCCGTGCGTTTGACGGGCGGCACGCCTGAAGACGCCGCCAAACGCGGCCATCTGACGGCAAGCACCGTGATTCAGTATCGCGGGGCGATTATTCCACGTGATGCGATGCCTGAGTAA
- the hcpA_5 gene encoding hemolysin-coregulated protein: MSLPAYLFLYDENGMQVTGDCMAPGREGAIEVMNSSYGIRTGVDSHTGNLTGTRQHDPVVIHKQLDKVSPYLANVISESRRLQKAVIKYYEIVEAGIEVEIYRITLESVVISSLDFTHVYYPGSTAPNMHEVVGLRFRAIEWNYVRGNIKYDDAWMKKKQEQQTR; encoded by the coding sequence ATGTCACTGCCCGCCTATTTATTTTTATACGATGAAAATGGAATGCAAGTCACCGGGGATTGTATGGCGCCAGGCCGAGAGGGTGCCATAGAGGTGATGAACAGTAGCTATGGCATACGAACAGGTGTCGATAGCCATACCGGAAACCTGACAGGAACCCGACAGCATGATCCCGTTGTCATTCATAAACAACTCGATAAAGTCAGTCCGTATCTTGCTAATGTAATTAGTGAATCACGACGATTACAGAAAGCGGTCATTAAATATTATGAGATTGTCGAGGCGGGAATTGAAGTTGAGATCTACCGCATCACGCTGGAAAGCGTGGTTATCTCGTCCTTAGATTTTACTCATGTTTATTATCCGGGCAGTACCGCGCCAAATATGCATGAGGTTGTGGGGCTGAGATTCCGGGCAATTGAATGGAATTATGTCAGGGGCAATATTAAATATGATGACGCATGGATGAAGAAAAAGCAGGAACAACAAACCCGATAA
- the yhjJ gene encoding peptidase M16 domain-containing protein gives MQGTKIRLLTGGLLMMAAASYVQADTLQPDPAWQQGTLANGFQWQVLATPQRPSDRIEIRLSVNTGSLTESSQQSGFSHFIPRLALTQSGSLQAVQVRSLWQQGIDPKRPLPPAVVSYDYTMFNLSLPNNRNDLLKESLTWLGDTAGKVAITPDTVNYALSNSDMVATWPADTKDSWWRYRLKGSTLLGHDPAESVKQPVDIEQVKSFYQKWYTPDAMTLIVVGNVDSRSVIEQIGKAFGDLKGKRDVPAPVPTLSPLRPEPVSIMTDAVRQDRLALMWDTPWQPIRESAALLRYWRADLAREALFWHVQQTLSKNNAKDIGIGFDCRVLFQRAQCAINVESPSDKLNANLSVVAKELAKVRKDGLSKEEFDALVAQKGLELQKLFATYARTDTDVLISQRIRSLQNQVVDIAPEQYQKLRQDFLNSLTVEMINQDLRQQLSQDMALVLLQPKGEPEFNMKDLQATWDEIMTPEAALAAQPAVDDLHQDASDIPRTQ, from the coding sequence ATGCAGGGCACAAAAATTCGACTCTTAACCGGCGGTTTGCTGATGATGGCAGCAGCCAGTTATGTGCAGGCAGATACTCTCCAGCCCGACCCGGCCTGGCAACAGGGAACACTGGCGAATGGTTTTCAGTGGCAAGTTTTAGCCACGCCGCAGCGTCCCAGCGATCGCATTGAAATTCGCCTTTCTGTTAATACCGGTTCACTGACTGAAAGCTCTCAGCAGAGCGGGTTCAGCCATTTTATTCCTCGACTGGCGCTGACCCAAAGCGGCAGTTTGCAAGCCGTGCAGGTGCGTTCACTATGGCAGCAGGGCATTGACCCGAAGCGTCCACTTCCGCCTGCCGTTGTCTCTTACGACTACACCATGTTTAACCTCAGCCTGCCGAATAACCGTAACGATCTGCTGAAAGAATCGCTGACCTGGCTCGGTGATACCGCTGGCAAAGTGGCGATCACGCCGGATACGGTCAACTATGCGCTAAGCAACAGTGACATGGTGGCGACCTGGCCCGCGGACACCAAAGACAGCTGGTGGCGTTATCGCCTGAAAGGCTCCACGCTGCTGGGACATGACCCGGCAGAGTCGGTCAAACAGCCGGTCGATATCGAGCAAGTTAAGTCGTTTTATCAGAAATGGTACACCCCGGATGCGATGACGCTGATCGTGGTGGGTAACGTAGATAGCCGTTCAGTGATCGAGCAGATCGGCAAAGCGTTTGGCGATCTCAAAGGCAAACGTGATGTGCCAGCGCCGGTCCCAACGCTGTCGCCGCTGCGCCCAGAGCCAGTGAGCATTATGACTGACGCCGTGCGCCAGGATCGTCTGGCGTTGATGTGGGACACGCCGTGGCAGCCGATTCGTGAATCTGCGGCGCTGCTGCGTTACTGGCGCGCTGATTTAGCGCGTGAAGCACTGTTCTGGCATGTTCAGCAAACGCTCAGCAAAAACAATGCGAAAGATATCGGCATTGGCTTCGACTGCCGCGTGCTGTTCCAGCGTGCCCAGTGCGCGATTAACGTTGAATCCCCGAGCGATAAGCTGAACGCCAATCTCAGCGTGGTCGCGAAAGAGCTGGCAAAAGTGCGTAAAGACGGCCTGTCGAAAGAGGAGTTTGATGCGCTGGTGGCACAGAAAGGCCTCGAGCTGCAAAAACTGTTCGCCACTTATGCCCGCACGGATACTGACGTTCTGATCAGTCAGCGTATTCGTTCCCTGCAAAACCAGGTGGTGGATATCGCGCCAGAGCAGTATCAGAAACTTCGGCAGGATTTTCTGAATAGCCTGACCGTTGAGATGATTAATCAGGATCTTCGTCAGCAATTGTCTCAGGACATGGCGCTGGTGTTGCTGCAGCCGAAAGGCGAACCGGAATTTAACATGAAGGATTTGCAGGCCACCTGGGATGAGATCATGACGCCGGAAGCCGCGCTTGCTGCACAGCCAGCGGTAGATGATTTACATCAGGATGCGTCAGATATTCCGCGCACGCAGTAA
- the dctA_2 gene encoding C4-dicarboxylate transporter DctA, which produces MLDKMEKLGCRKSVVGLVIPTGYSFNLDGTSIYLTMAAVFIAQATNSHMDIFHQITLLVVLLLSSKGAAGVTGSGFIVLAATISAVGHLPIAGLALILGIDRFMSEARALTNLIGNGVATVVVAKWVKELDHKKLDDTLNNRVPDSKTQGLSS; this is translated from the coding sequence ATGCTCGATAAGATGGAGAAGCTTGGCTGCCGTAAATCGGTCGTGGGGCTGGTGATACCGACCGGCTACTCCTTCAACCTCGACGGAACGTCGATTTATCTGACCATGGCCGCCGTGTTTATCGCCCAGGCGACAAACAGCCATATGGATATTTTCCATCAGATAACCCTGCTGGTAGTGCTCCTGCTTTCATCAAAAGGGGCGGCGGGCGTTACGGGCAGCGGGTTTATCGTCCTGGCGGCCACCATTTCGGCCGTAGGACACCTGCCAATTGCGGGTCTGGCGTTGATTCTCGGTATCGACCGCTTTATGTCTGAAGCCCGTGCCCTGACCAACCTGATCGGTAACGGCGTTGCCACCGTGGTGGTAGCGAAATGGGTCAAAGAGCTGGACCATAAAAAACTCGACGATACGCTGAATAATCGCGTGCCAGATAGCAAAACCCAAGGTTTATCCTCATAA
- the dctA_3 gene encoding C4-dicarboxylate transporter DctA: protein MKTSLFKSLYFQVLTAIAIGILLGHFYPELGAQMKPLGDAFVKLIKMIIAPVIFCTVVTGIAGMESMKAVGRTGAVALLYFEVVSTIALIIGLIIVNVVQPGAGMNVDPSTLDAKAVAIYAEQAKDQGIVAFLLDIIPGSVIGAFASGNILQVLLFAVLFGFALHRLGSKGQLIFNVIESFSQVIFGIINMIMRLAPIGAFGAMAFTIGKYGVGTLIQLGQLIICFYITCILFVVVVLGSIARATGFSIFKFIRYIREELLIVLGTSSV, encoded by the coding sequence ATGAAAACCTCACTCTTTAAAAGTCTCTACTTTCAGGTCCTGACAGCGATTGCCATTGGTATTCTCCTTGGCCATTTCTATCCTGAACTGGGCGCTCAAATGAAACCGCTTGGCGACGCGTTCGTGAAGCTCATCAAAATGATCATCGCGCCCGTTATCTTCTGTACCGTAGTGACCGGAATCGCTGGCATGGAAAGCATGAAGGCGGTCGGTCGTACCGGTGCGGTTGCCCTACTGTATTTCGAAGTCGTTAGTACCATTGCGTTAATTATCGGCCTCATTATCGTGAACGTGGTGCAACCGGGCGCGGGGATGAACGTTGATCCTTCCACGCTGGATGCCAAAGCGGTCGCGATTTATGCCGAGCAGGCCAAAGATCAGGGTATCGTCGCGTTCCTGCTGGATATTATTCCCGGCAGCGTGATTGGTGCCTTTGCCAGCGGCAACATTTTGCAGGTGCTGCTGTTCGCCGTGCTGTTTGGTTTTGCCCTGCATCGCCTGGGCAGTAAAGGCCAGCTGATTTTCAACGTGATTGAAAGCTTCTCGCAGGTCATTTTCGGCATTATCAATATGATCATGCGCCTGGCGCCCATTGGTGCGTTCGGGGCGATGGCCTTCACGATCGGTAAATATGGCGTGGGCACGCTGATTCAGCTCGGCCAGCTGATCATCTGCTTCTATATCACCTGTATTCTGTTTGTGGTGGTGGTGCTCGGTTCAATTGCACGCGCGACCGGTTTCAGCATCTTCAAATTTATCCGATACATCCGCGAAGAGCTGCTGATTGTGCTCGGTACGTCCTCGGTCTGA
- the yhjK gene encoding diguanylate cyclase/phosphodiesterase with extracellular sensor has translation MRVSRSLTIKQMAMVSAVTMVFVFIFCVILLFHSVQQNRYNTASQLESIARSVRLPLSAAILKGDIPEAETILQRIQPAGIVSRADVVLPNQFQALRMSFIPERPVPMMIMRLFELPVQISLPLYSLERPANPQPLAYLVLQADAYRMHKFVMSWISTLVTTYLLLTLILSVALTWCINRLIVHPLRKIARELDNLSPQDQVGHQLSLPRLHHDDEIGMLVRSYNINQQRLLRHHDELNSNATRFPVSELPNKAFLMALLEQTVARQQTTALMAIACETLQDTAGVLKESQREMLLLTLVEKIKSVLAPRMVLTQVSGYDFVILAHGVKEPWHAITLGQQVLTVINERLPVQGIQLRPSASIGLAMYYGDLTAEQLYRRAFSAAFTARRKGKNQIQFFEPEQMEKAQRRLTEESDILTALDNNQFALWLQPQVNLETGEVKSAEALLRVQQPDGSWELPEGLIEQIESCGLMVTVGYWVLEESCRQLSAWQERGIEMPLSVNLSALQLMHPTMVSEMLELINRYRIKPDTLILEVTESRRIDDPNEAVAILKPLRNAGIRIALDDFGMGYAGLRQLQHMKTLPVDVLKIDKTFVDGLPDDSSMVEAIIQMARSLDLHVIAEGVETEAQRDWLAKAGVESGQGFLFARAVPSDEFEKRYLSAENTPAKV, from the coding sequence TTGCGTGTCAGCCGTTCTTTAACGATCAAACAAATGGCGATGGTGTCTGCCGTCACTATGGTGTTTGTTTTCATATTTTGCGTTATTTTGCTGTTTCATTCCGTACAGCAGAATCGCTACAACACGGCTTCGCAACTGGAAAGTATCGCCCGCTCGGTTCGTTTACCGCTCTCGGCCGCCATTCTGAAAGGGGATATCCCCGAAGCAGAAACCATTTTACAGCGCATTCAGCCCGCGGGCATTGTCAGCCGGGCGGATGTGGTGCTGCCCAATCAATTCCAGGCGCTGCGGATGAGCTTTATTCCCGAGCGTCCGGTTCCGATGATGATCATGCGCCTGTTTGAGCTGCCGGTGCAGATTTCGCTCCCGCTTTATTCCCTTGAACGCCCTGCCAATCCGCAGCCGTTAGCCTATTTGGTTTTACAGGCGGATGCGTATCGGATGCACAAGTTTGTGATGAGCTGGATCTCGACGTTAGTAACTACTTACTTACTTTTGACGCTGATCCTGAGCGTGGCGCTGACCTGGTGTATCAATCGGTTGATTGTCCATCCGCTGCGCAAAATTGCCCGTGAGCTGGATAATCTCTCGCCGCAGGACCAGGTGGGACACCAGCTTTCACTGCCGCGCCTGCATCATGACGATGAAATCGGCATGCTGGTGCGCAGTTACAATATCAACCAGCAGCGCTTGCTGCGCCATCATGATGAGCTGAACAGTAACGCCACGCGTTTCCCGGTATCTGAACTGCCAAACAAAGCCTTCCTGATGGCGTTACTGGAACAAACCGTCGCGCGACAACAGACCACGGCGCTGATGGCTATCGCCTGTGAAACCTTGCAGGACACTGCTGGCGTGCTGAAAGAGAGCCAGCGCGAAATGCTGCTTCTGACGCTGGTGGAAAAAATCAAATCGGTGCTCGCGCCGCGAATGGTACTCACCCAGGTGAGCGGCTACGATTTTGTGATCCTCGCCCACGGGGTGAAAGAGCCGTGGCACGCCATAACGTTAGGTCAGCAAGTGCTCACTGTCATAAATGAGCGTCTGCCGGTGCAGGGCATCCAGCTGCGTCCGAGCGCCAGTATCGGTCTGGCGATGTATTACGGCGATCTGACGGCAGAACAGCTCTATCGACGCGCGTTCTCAGCGGCCTTTACCGCCCGTCGCAAAGGTAAAAATCAAATTCAGTTCTTCGAACCGGAGCAGATGGAAAAGGCGCAGCGACGGTTGACGGAAGAGAGCGATATTCTCACGGCACTGGATAATAATCAGTTCGCGCTGTGGCTGCAGCCGCAGGTTAATCTTGAAACGGGCGAAGTGAAAAGTGCCGAAGCGTTGTTACGCGTGCAACAGCCGGATGGTTCGTGGGAGCTGCCCGAAGGGCTGATTGAGCAGATTGAATCCTGTGGGCTGATGGTGACAGTGGGTTATTGGGTGCTGGAAGAGTCGTGCCGTCAGCTGTCTGCGTGGCAGGAACGCGGCATAGAGATGCCGCTGTCGGTCAACCTTTCCGCCTTACAGCTAATGCACCCGACGATGGTGTCGGAGATGCTTGAGCTGATCAATCGCTATCGGATCAAGCCCGACACGTTGATCCTCGAAGTCACGGAAAGCCGCCGTATTGATGACCCTAATGAGGCGGTGGCGATTCTGAAACCGCTGCGTAATGCCGGTATTCGCATTGCGCTGGATGATTTTGGCATGGGCTACGCGGGGCTGCGCCAGCTCCAGCACATGAAAACGCTGCCCGTTGACGTACTGAAGATCGATAAGACTTTTGTCGACGGTCTGCCAGACGACAGCAGCATGGTTGAGGCCATTATTCAGATGGCGCGCAGCCTTGATTTGCATGTGATTGCTGAAGGTGTCGAAACGGAAGCCCAGCGCGACTGGCTGGCGAAGGCAGGTGTCGAAAGTGGTCAGGGCTTCCTGTTTGCTCGCGCCGTGCCGTCCGATGAATTTGAAAAACGGTATCTCAGCGCCGAAAACACTCCCGCAAAAGTGTAA
- the bcsC gene encoding cellulose synthase subunit BcsC, protein MRKFSLSLLSLSLGLTLMPLAQAANSPQQKQLLEQVRLGEATQREDLVRQSLYRLELIDPNNPDVIAARFRYLLRQGDNAGAQKELDRLKGIAPSSSAYLSSQNAMLLSTPEGRQALQQARLLATTGHTQEAIDAYEKIFSGNPPNDALATEYWTVVAKNPARRVEAINQLKKINLTSPGDTQLQNTLAQLLFQSGRSDEGFAVLRQMAKSNAGRDAASDLWYQQIKDAPVSAASVKALQDYLQVFSTGDNVTAARSQLDDQRKRLADPAFRAKAEGLAAVEAGQGGKAVAELQQAVSANHADSEAVGALGQAYSQRGDRARAVTQFEKAIALDPQSDNRGKWDSLLKVNRYWLLIQQGDAALKANNISQAERHYQQARNIDNTDSYAVLGLGDAAVARKDTAAAERFYRQALRMDSGNSNAVRGLANIYRAESPEKADQFIQSLSASQRRSIDDIERSLNNDRLAQQAEQLENQGRFAQAAEIQRRRLVLDPGSVWITYRLSRDLYSAGQRSQADALMRQLASQKPGDPEQVYAYGLYLSGNNQDRAALAHLNTLSRDKWNGNIQELADRLQGDQVLETANRLRDSGQEREAETLLRQQPQSTRIDLTLADWAQQRGDRTAAKAAYRSVLQREPQNTDAILGLTEVYLSEGDKDAARTQLAMLPAGQNNEPPSVNMQRRVALAQAELGDTAAAEQTFSKLVPQAKSQPPSMDSALVLRDAARFQASNGQPQQALESYKDAMVASGITPTRPEDNDSFTRLTRNDEKDDWLKRGVRSDAGELYQQQDLNVTLQHDYWGSSGTGGYSDLKAHTTMLHVDAPLSDGRMFFRSDLVNMNAGSFETKNGTYDPKWGTCAGTPCYGSTNQSANGASVAVGWENKTWAMDIGTTPMGFDVVDVVGGLSYSNDLGPIGYTVNAHRRPISSSMLAFAGQKDPNTGTTWGGVRATGGGASISYDKGEANGIWSSLNMDALEGKNVEDNWRIRWMTGYYYKIINKNNERLTVGLSNMLWHYDKDLSSYSLGQGGYYSPQEYVSFAVPVTWRKRTENWSWELGGSVSWSHSKTKDGMRYPIQGLIPTNEPGRYGDRNEPEEGSSSSGTGYTARAIVERRVTSNWFVGMGVDIQQAKDYTPSHALLYVRYSAAGWQGDMDLPPEPLTPYADW, encoded by the coding sequence ATGCGCAAGTTCTCATTAAGTTTACTCAGTTTATCGCTTGGCTTAACGCTGATGCCGCTGGCGCAGGCCGCCAACTCTCCACAGCAAAAACAGTTGCTGGAACAGGTTCGGCTCGGCGAAGCGACGCAGCGCGAAGATCTGGTCCGCCAGTCGCTCTATCGCCTGGAGCTCATCGACCCGAATAATCCGGATGTGATCGCCGCGCGATTCCGCTATCTGCTGCGTCAGGGCGATAATGCGGGCGCGCAAAAAGAGTTGGATCGCCTGAAAGGTATCGCGCCGAGTTCGAGTGCTTATCTGTCTTCACAAAACGCCATGTTGCTCTCGACGCCAGAAGGGCGTCAGGCATTACAGCAGGCGCGTTTACTGGCGACCACCGGACATACGCAGGAAGCGATTGACGCATACGAGAAAATCTTCTCAGGCAATCCACCAAACGATGCGCTGGCGACGGAATACTGGACCGTTGTTGCGAAGAACCCTGCGCGTCGCGTTGAAGCGATCAATCAGCTCAAAAAAATTAATCTCACCAGCCCCGGCGATACGCAGCTGCAAAACACGCTGGCGCAGCTTCTGTTCCAGAGCGGGCGCAGCGATGAAGGCTTTGCGGTGCTGCGGCAAATGGCGAAATCCAACGCCGGACGCGATGCGGCTTCCGATCTCTGGTATCAGCAGATCAAAGACGCACCGGTGAGTGCCGCCAGCGTGAAAGCCCTGCAGGATTATTTGCAGGTGTTCAGCACGGGCGATAACGTCACCGCTGCCCGCTCGCAGCTTGATGACCAACGAAAACGCTTAGCCGATCCGGCTTTCCGTGCCAAGGCCGAAGGGCTGGCAGCGGTGGAAGCGGGACAGGGCGGTAAAGCCGTTGCCGAGCTACAGCAGGCGGTTAGCGCCAATCATGCCGACAGCGAAGCCGTGGGCGCGCTGGGGCAGGCGTATTCCCAGCGCGGCGATCGTGCGCGTGCGGTCACTCAGTTTGAAAAGGCGATCGCGCTTGATCCACAAAGCGATAACCGCGGGAAATGGGACAGCCTGCTGAAGGTCAACCGTTACTGGCTGTTGATTCAGCAGGGTGATGCCGCGCTGAAAGCCAATAATATTAGCCAGGCGGAACGTCATTATCAGCAGGCGCGTAACATCGATAATACCGACAGTTACGCGGTGCTGGGTCTGGGCGATGCGGCCGTTGCACGCAAAGATACGGCCGCCGCCGAGCGTTTTTATCGTCAGGCGCTGCGCATGGACAGCGGCAACAGCAACGCGGTGCGCGGGCTTGCCAATATTTATCGCGCAGAATCACCGGAAAAAGCCGACCAGTTTATCCAGTCACTTTCCGCCAGCCAGCGTCGCAGCATTGATGATATCGAGCGCAGTCTGAATAACGACCGGCTCGCGCAGCAGGCGGAACAGCTTGAAAATCAGGGCCGTTTTGCTCAGGCGGCTGAAATTCAGCGCCGTCGGCTGGTGCTCGATCCGGGCAGCGTGTGGATCACCTATCGTCTGTCACGCGATCTCTACAGCGCCGGGCAGCGCAGCCAGGCGGATGCGCTGATGCGACAGCTGGCGAGCCAAAAACCGGGCGATCCGGAGCAGGTTTACGCCTACGGTTTGTATCTTTCCGGTAACAACCAGGATCGCGCCGCGCTGGCCCATCTCAATACGCTCTCACGCGATAAATGGAACGGCAATATTCAGGAGCTGGCTGACCGACTGCAAGGCGATCAGGTGCTGGAAACGGCCAATCGCCTGCGTGACAGCGGCCAGGAGCGCGAGGCGGAAACGCTATTACGCCAGCAGCCGCAGTCTACGCGTATCGATTTAACGCTGGCAGACTGGGCGCAGCAGCGGGGCGATCGTACCGCTGCCAAAGCCGCTTACCGCAGCGTTTTGCAGCGGGAACCGCAAAATACCGATGCGATTCTCGGCCTGACGGAAGTCTATCTTTCTGAAGGCGATAAAGACGCTGCTCGTACGCAGCTGGCGATGCTGCCCGCCGGGCAAAATAACGAGCCGCCGTCGGTGAATATGCAGCGTCGCGTTGCGCTGGCGCAGGCTGAGCTGGGCGATACCGCCGCCGCAGAGCAGACGTTCAGCAAACTGGTTCCGCAGGCAAAATCGCAGCCGCCGTCCATGGACAGCGCGCTGGTGCTGCGCGATGCAGCACGCTTCCAGGCCAGTAACGGCCAGCCGCAACAGGCGCTCGAAAGCTATAAAGATGCGATGGTCGCGTCCGGCATCACCCCGACGCGCCCTGAAGATAACGACAGTTTTACGCGTCTGACGCGCAATGACGAAAAAGATGACTGGCTGAAACGCGGCGTGCGCAGTGATGCAGGCGAGCTATATCAACAGCAGGATCTCAACGTCACGCTGCAGCATGACTACTGGGGCTCCAGCGGGACTGGCGGGTATTCCGACCTGAAAGCGCATACCACCATGCTGCATGTCGATGCGCCGCTGTCCGACGGACGGATGTTCTTCCGCAGCGATCTGGTGAATATGAATGCCGGTTCCTTTGAGACCAAAAACGGCACCTACGATCCTAAATGGGGGACCTGCGCCGGTACGCCGTGTTACGGCAGCACCAATCAAAGCGCGAACGGCGCGAGTGTGGCGGTGGGCTGGGAAAACAAAACCTGGGCCATGGACATCGGCACCACGCCAATGGGCTTTGACGTTGTCGACGTGGTGGGTGGCCTAAGTTACAGCAATGATTTAGGGCCGATTGGCTATACCGTGAATGCCCATCGCCGTCCGATCTCCAGCTCCATGCTGGCGTTTGCCGGGCAAAAAGATCCTAACACGGGCACGACATGGGGCGGCGTGCGAGCCACCGGTGGTGGTGCGAGCATCAGTTACGACAAAGGCGAAGCCAATGGCATCTGGTCGAGTCTGAACATGGATGCGCTTGAGGGCAAAAACGTTGAGGATAACTGGCGCATCCGCTGGATGACCGGCTACTACTACAAAATCATCAACAAAAACAACGAGCGTCTGACGGTTGGGCTGTCGAATATGCTCTGGCATTACGACAAAGATTTGAGTTCCTATTCGCTGGGTCAGGGCGGCTATTACAGCCCGCAGGAGTATGTTTCCTTCGCGGTGCCTGTGACCTGGCGTAAACGCACCGAAAACTGGTCCTGGGAACTGGGCGGTTCTGTTTCCTGGTCGCATTCTAAGACCAAAGACGGAATGCGCTATCCGATTCAGGGGCTGATCCCGACGAATGAACCGGGACGATACGGCGACAGAAACGAACCTGAAGAGGGCAGCAGTTCGTCCGGAACCGGTTATACCGCGCGGGCGATTGTGGAACGTCGCGTGACGTCAAACTGGTTTGTCGGTATGGGCGTCGATATTCAGCAAGCGAAGGACTATACCCCGAGCCATGCGCTGCTTTATGTGCGCTACTCTGCCGCAGGCTGGCAGGGCGATATGGATTTACCGCCGGAACCGCTCACACCTTACGCGGACTGGTAA
- the bcsZ gene encoding endo-1,4-D-glucanase: protein MLLNWTSDNLAQGSLSQHLPAWLWGKKDADTWAVIDKNSASDADIWIAWSLLEAGRLWKAPQYTATGKALLKRIASEEVIKVPGLGLMLLPGNVGFTEEKAWRFNPSYLPPQLANYFTRFGAPWTTLRETNLRLLLETAPKGFSPNWVQYQQNKGWQLQPEKNVIGSYDAIRVYLWTGMMHDRDPQKARLLARFKPMATLTTKNGVPPEKVDVTSGKPTGDGPVGFSASLLPFLQDRDAQAVQRQRVADYFPGNDAYYSYVLTLFGQGWDQHRFRFTAKGELHPDWGQECASSH, encoded by the coding sequence TTGCTGCTGAACTGGACGAGCGACAATCTCGCCCAGGGGTCTCTCAGTCAACATCTGCCTGCCTGGTTGTGGGGAAAAAAGGATGCGGATACCTGGGCGGTGATCGACAAAAACTCTGCCTCTGATGCCGATATCTGGATAGCCTGGTCGTTGCTGGAGGCGGGGCGTTTGTGGAAAGCGCCGCAATATACCGCCACCGGCAAAGCGCTGCTAAAACGCATCGCCAGCGAAGAAGTCATTAAAGTGCCGGGTTTAGGACTGATGCTCCTGCCCGGCAACGTCGGTTTTACCGAGGAGAAAGCCTGGCGCTTTAACCCCAGCTATCTCCCGCCGCAACTGGCGAACTATTTCACCCGCTTTGGAGCGCCGTGGACCACGCTTCGCGAGACAAATCTGCGTTTGCTGCTGGAAACTGCGCCAAAAGGATTTTCACCCAACTGGGTGCAGTATCAGCAAAATAAAGGCTGGCAACTGCAGCCAGAAAAAAACGTTATTGGCAGTTACGACGCGATTCGCGTGTATCTCTGGACGGGCATGATGCACGACCGCGATCCGCAAAAAGCCCGACTGCTGGCACGTTTTAAACCGATGGCGACGCTCACAACAAAAAATGGCGTCCCGCCGGAGAAGGTCGATGTCACAAGCGGTAAACCCACGGGCGATGGCCCGGTAGGCTTCTCCGCCTCGCTGCTGCCGTTTTTACAGGACCGCGATGCACAAGCGGTGCAACGCCAGCGCGTCGCCGACTATTTCCCCGGCAATGATGCCTATTACAGCTACGTGCTGACCCTGTTCGGACAAGGATGGGATCAGCACCGTTTTCGCTTTACCGCAAAGGGTGAATTACACCCTGACTGGGGCCAGGAATGCGCAAGTTCTCATTAA